In a single window of the Actinomycetota bacterium genome:
- a CDS encoding cytochrome c oxidase assembly protein has translation MLAAVPYPDPWRFQAHVEVWLLTIFLVLAYVYVVKVLGPRVVGPGATVVTGRQKLAFAAGILTLWLASDWPVHDVAEEYLYSVHMVQHMALTYFMPPLVLLATPEWFARLLIGEGRVYRAVMTLSRPIVAAVLFNVGVMVSHVPGVVNTSVSNGPLHYMVHVLLVMTALAMWMPVCGPLPEAHIGPMAKMVYLFANSVVAIIPAAWLTFAEGAVYSEYDQPVRVWGLSITDDQQLAGAIMKAGGSIFLWTIIVVLFVRRFGRPFREENAHSLRREPTRELEHSA, from the coding sequence ATGCTGGCCGCCGTGCCGTATCCCGATCCGTGGCGCTTCCAGGCCCACGTCGAGGTGTGGCTGCTCACGATCTTCTTGGTGCTCGCCTACGTGTACGTCGTGAAGGTGCTCGGCCCGCGAGTCGTCGGCCCGGGCGCCACGGTCGTCACCGGGCGTCAGAAGCTCGCGTTCGCGGCCGGCATCTTGACGCTCTGGTTGGCCTCGGACTGGCCGGTGCACGACGTCGCCGAGGAGTACCTGTACTCGGTGCACATGGTGCAGCACATGGCGCTCACGTACTTCATGCCACCTCTCGTCCTGCTCGCCACACCCGAGTGGTTCGCCCGGCTCCTGATCGGCGAGGGCCGCGTGTATCGAGCGGTGATGACGCTCTCCCGCCCGATCGTCGCCGCGGTGCTGTTCAACGTGGGCGTGATGGTCAGCCACGTCCCCGGGGTGGTGAACACATCGGTGTCCAACGGCCCGCTCCACTACATGGTGCACGTCCTGCTGGTGATGACCGCGTTGGCGATGTGGATGCCGGTGTGCGGGCCGCTTCCCGAGGCGCACATCGGGCCGATGGCGAAGATGGTCTATCTGTTCGCGAACAGCGTGGTGGCGATCATCCCGGCGGCGTGGCTCACGTTCGCAGAGGGTGCGGTCTACAGCGAGTACGACCAGCCGGTGAGGGTGTGGGGGCTGAGCATCACCGACGACCAGCAGCTCGCCGGGGCGATCATGAAAGCAGGCGGCTCGATCTTCCTCTGGACGATCATCGTGGTGTTGTTCGTGCGTCGCTTCGGGCGCCCGTTCCGCGAGGAGAACGCCCACTCCCTGCGCCGCGAACCCACCCGCGAGCTCGAACACTCCGCCTGA
- a CDS encoding ABC transporter permease: MTPFLAQLRAELRLVARNPEQLLLTLGIPVLLLVFFSLVAVLPTGSGPAVDFLAPGIVALAVMSTAMVSLGIGTGFERGYAVLKRLGATPLGRGRWLAAKIGAIVVVELVQLAVLVPVAFALGWDPSAPRWLLAIASVVAGTTAFAGLGLLLAGRLRAEVNLAVQNALFVVLLLLGGMVIPFDELPGPIAAVARVLPSGALADLLREALAAAGDKPSLSAAVLAAWSVATPLAAARWFRWS; encoded by the coding sequence GTGACGCCGTTTCTCGCCCAGCTCCGGGCCGAGCTGAGGCTCGTCGCGCGCAACCCCGAGCAGTTGCTCCTGACCCTCGGCATCCCCGTGCTGTTGCTCGTGTTCTTCAGCCTGGTCGCCGTGCTGCCGACAGGCTCCGGCCCTGCGGTCGACTTCCTCGCGCCGGGGATCGTCGCGCTCGCGGTGATGAGTACGGCGATGGTGAGCCTCGGCATCGGCACCGGCTTCGAGCGTGGCTACGCGGTGCTGAAGCGTCTCGGTGCCACCCCGCTCGGTCGTGGCAGGTGGCTCGCCGCGAAGATCGGTGCCATCGTGGTGGTGGAGCTGGTGCAGCTCGCGGTGCTGGTGCCGGTTGCGTTCGCGCTCGGCTGGGACCCGAGCGCGCCGCGCTGGCTGCTCGCGATCGCGTCGGTGGTCGCCGGCACGACGGCGTTCGCCGGCCTCGGGCTGCTGCTGGCCGGGAGGCTGCGCGCCGAGGTCAACCTCGCCGTGCAGAACGCGTTGTTCGTCGTGCTGTTGCTGCTCGGCGGGATGGTGATCCCGTTCGACGAGCTGCCCGGCCCGATCGCTGCCGTCGCCCGGGTGCTGCCTTCGGGTGCCCTCGCCGACCTGCTCCGCGAGGCGCTCGCCGCGGCCGGCGACAAGCCCAGCCTTTCGGCAGCAGTGCTCGCGGCCTGGTCCGTCGCCACCCCGCTTGCAGCTGCACGCTGGTTCCGCTGGTCGTGA
- a CDS encoding cytochrome c oxidase subunit 3 codes for MSDVAVAHAADTGHAEAHSHGAHPETSTGLSNNKLAMWLFLGSECLLFGGLISTYMLYRGRTADGPQPNQIFDIPFTSVSSFVLLMSSLTMVLAVSSASRHDDQRTTLWLTVTALLGATFVGGQVYEFTAFYREGLGFTTSLFGSSFFTLTGFHGAHVTVGIIMLMSLVGMIRRNRIHGDKAETVELIGLYWHFVDIVWIVIFTLVYLIPA; via the coding sequence TTGTCTGACGTCGCTGTCGCCCACGCCGCCGACACCGGCCACGCCGAGGCCCACAGCCACGGCGCCCACCCGGAGACCTCGACCGGGCTGTCCAACAACAAGCTCGCGATGTGGCTCTTCCTCGGCTCGGAGTGCCTGCTCTTCGGCGGGCTGATCTCCACGTACATGCTGTACCGCGGCCGTACCGCCGACGGGCCCCAGCCGAACCAGATCTTCGACATCCCGTTCACCTCGGTCAGCTCGTTCGTGCTGCTGATGAGCTCGCTCACGATGGTGCTCGCGGTGTCGTCGGCAAGTCGGCATGACGACCAGCGCACCACGTTGTGGCTGACGGTCACGGCGTTGCTCGGCGCGACGTTCGTCGGTGGCCAGGTGTACGAGTTCACCGCTTTCTACCGCGAGGGCCTCGGCTTCACGACCAGCCTCTTCGGCTCCAGCTTCTTCACGCTCACCGGCTTCCACGGGGCCCACGTGACGGTGGGCATCATCATGTTGATGTCGCTCGTCGGGATGATCCGGCGCAACCGGATCCACGGCGACAAGGCCGAGACGGTCGAACTGATCGGGCTCTACTGGCACTTCGTCGACATCGTGTGGATCGTCATCTTCACCCTCGTCTACCTGATCCCGGCCTAG
- the ctaD gene encoding cytochrome c oxidase subunit I yields MAIIERPESAAGAGVAVVSPSQALGVLKRPVAATGWRDWVVTVDHKKLGIMYGVLAFAFFLLGGLEALLIRLQLAGPDGTVLSADVYNQMFTMHATTMVFLFVMPMTTALANYIVPLQIGARDVAFPRMNALGFWLVLFGGLFLNSSWFLGGAADGGWFMYAPNSSTLYSPTNGIDFWVLGLLIIGIGSLTSSINLIVTVLNMRAPGMKMMRMPIFTWMVLVVQFLLLFAMPVITVAFVLLSFQREFDATFFDVAAGADPLLWQHLFWIFGHPEVYILILPSFGIVSEVIPVFSKKPLFGYPIVAMSGAAIGFVGFGVWAHHMFASGLGPVSVTVFSLATMAIAVPTGVKIVNWVMTMWGGKLVFSTAMLFAVGLVVQFTIGGLSGVTHAVSPSDTQQTDTYYIVAHFHYVLFGGAVLGLFAGFYYWWPKIFGKMLNEGLGKWNFWLMTIGLNLTFGPMHIMGLQGQPRRMYVWTEERSGEGFFNLGFWNLIATIGALIIGVGVLMFVINVIYTHSSSKVGKAPLDPWDARTLEWLTTSPPQEHNFDAIPTVHHLDEFFHRKYEEDERTGEIRKVAEAEEVLAELRSHPDEHIHLPSRSYWPILLASGLPVIGYGLIFNRIIGFVGAAIVLLASFGWALEPSVADDSDYDPTTGDGGPTKEVAPLV; encoded by the coding sequence ATGGCCATCATCGAACGTCCAGAGTCCGCCGCCGGCGCAGGTGTCGCCGTCGTGTCGCCCAGCCAGGCGCTCGGCGTGCTGAAGCGTCCCGTTGCGGCCACCGGTTGGCGCGACTGGGTGGTCACCGTCGACCACAAGAAGCTCGGCATCATGTACGGCGTCCTCGCCTTCGCCTTCTTCCTCCTCGGAGGGCTCGAGGCACTGCTCATCCGCCTGCAGCTCGCCGGGCCCGACGGCACCGTGCTGTCTGCCGACGTCTACAACCAGATGTTCACCATGCACGCCACCACGATGGTGTTCCTGTTCGTGATGCCGATGACCACGGCCCTCGCGAACTACATCGTGCCGCTGCAGATCGGCGCTCGCGACGTGGCCTTCCCGCGCATGAACGCCCTCGGGTTCTGGCTGGTGCTGTTCGGCGGGCTGTTCTTGAACAGCTCGTGGTTCCTCGGCGGCGCCGCAGACGGCGGTTGGTTCATGTATGCGCCCAACTCGAGCACCCTCTACTCACCGACCAACGGCATCGACTTCTGGGTGCTCGGCCTGCTGATCATCGGCATCGGTTCGCTGACCAGCTCGATCAACCTGATCGTCACCGTGCTCAACATGCGTGCGCCGGGGATGAAGATGATGCGCATGCCGATCTTCACCTGGATGGTGCTGGTCGTGCAGTTCCTGCTGCTGTTCGCGATGCCGGTGATCACCGTCGCGTTCGTGCTGCTCAGCTTCCAGCGTGAGTTCGACGCGACGTTCTTCGACGTCGCCGCCGGAGCCGACCCGCTGCTGTGGCAGCACCTGTTCTGGATCTTCGGCCACCCCGAGGTGTACATCCTCATCCTGCCGAGCTTCGGGATCGTCTCCGAAGTGATCCCCGTGTTCTCGAAGAAGCCGCTCTTCGGCTACCCGATCGTGGCCATGTCCGGAGCGGCGATCGGCTTCGTCGGCTTCGGCGTCTGGGCGCACCACATGTTCGCCTCTGGCCTCGGGCCGGTCTCCGTGACGGTGTTCTCTTTGGCGACGATGGCGATCGCGGTGCCGACCGGGGTGAAGATCGTCAACTGGGTGATGACGATGTGGGGCGGCAAGCTCGTGTTCTCGACGGCGATGCTGTTCGCCGTCGGGCTCGTCGTCCAGTTCACCATCGGCGGCCTGTCCGGGGTGACTCACGCCGTCTCCCCGAGCGACACCCAGCAGACCGACACCTACTACATCGTCGCCCACTTCCACTACGTGCTGTTCGGCGGTGCCGTGCTCGGTCTGTTCGCCGGCTTCTACTACTGGTGGCCGAAGATCTTCGGCAAGATGCTGAACGAGGGCCTCGGCAAGTGGAACTTCTGGCTGATGACGATCGGTCTCAACCTGACCTTCGGGCCGATGCACATCATGGGCCTTCAGGGCCAGCCCCGGCGCATGTACGTGTGGACCGAGGAGCGCTCCGGTGAGGGGTTCTTCAACCTCGGCTTCTGGAACCTCATTGCGACGATCGGTGCCCTGATCATCGGCGTCGGCGTGCTGATGTTCGTGATCAACGTCATCTACACGCACAGCTCCTCCAAGGTGGGCAAGGCGCCGCTCGACCCGTGGGATGCCCGCACCCTGGAGTGGCTGACGACGAGCCCGCCCCAGGAGCACAACTTCGACGCGATCCCGACGGTGCACCACCTCGACGAGTTCTTCCACCGCAAGTACGAAGAGGACGAGCGCACCGGCGAGATCCGCAAGGTGGCCGAGGCCGAGGAGGTGCTCGCCGAGTTGAGGTCCCACCCGGACGAGCACATCCACCTGCCGTCACGCTCGTACTGGCCGATCCTGCTCGCCTCCGGGCTGCCGGTGATCGGCTACGGCCTCATCTTCAACCGCATCATCGGCTTCGTCGGAGCGGCGATCGTGCTGCTGGCCAGCTTCGGCTGGGCACTCGAGCCCTCCGTCGCCGACGACTCCGACTACGACCCGACCACCGGCGACGGTGGCCCGACCAAGGAGGTCGCGCCCCTTGTCTGA
- a CDS encoding cbb3-type cytochrome c oxidase subunit I, with product MSTIDTHPEAAASTPRELPALASWILSADHKQVGRLFVGSALVVAVGSLVVAIMLGVERIDAEGFQLLEDGAVVQLFSLYRVLVAFGVVAPILLGVAVAIVPLQLGARSIAFGRLAAAGFWTWLVGIVLTVASVLANGGPGGGDADMVDLFLASMVLVALGLAMAAGSVATSVLTTRAPGMRLSRVPMLSWAGLVGSVALLVTLPTMVGTLIYMYVDHHYSRAAFGGNTGVLGWMDWTFSQPHTYVLALIALGVVADVLPVMARVRQPMRHAMVVAISLAGVAMLGAVTQVTARVPWAGGAAEKIADLLPYLLFYGVPLLGAFLVLAVGLVGLRSGRPRMSAPLAFSVLGLLLLLAGMASQMLFAWNDLDLSGTVFEEAQFTFVSYGALLVSLGAVCYWGPKLWGRRIPDTAAVLLALLGALAVLLAGGAYFIAGFADQPAFSLDGFDYSGPQEALNAAATAGHGLLAIMVLAFVVLAVRSFATGDAAGDDPWDAQTLEWATSSPPPAHNFAELAVVSSPEPLADLKPRGSVA from the coding sequence ATGAGCACGATCGACACCCATCCCGAGGCCGCGGCGAGTACGCCGCGCGAGCTGCCGGCGCTGGCCTCGTGGATCCTGTCCGCGGACCACAAACAGGTGGGACGTTTGTTCGTCGGGTCCGCGCTCGTCGTCGCGGTCGGCTCTCTCGTGGTGGCGATCATGCTCGGCGTCGAGCGCATCGACGCAGAAGGCTTCCAGCTGCTCGAAGACGGTGCCGTCGTGCAGCTCTTCTCCCTCTACCGGGTGCTCGTCGCGTTCGGCGTCGTGGCCCCGATCCTGCTCGGGGTCGCGGTCGCGATCGTGCCGCTGCAACTCGGGGCCCGCTCGATCGCCTTCGGGCGTCTGGCCGCGGCCGGCTTCTGGACCTGGCTTGTAGGCATCGTTCTCACCGTGGCGTCGGTCCTCGCGAACGGCGGTCCGGGCGGAGGCGACGCCGACATGGTCGATCTCTTCCTCGCGTCGATGGTGCTCGTCGCGCTTGGGCTGGCGATGGCGGCCGGCTCCGTCGCCACGTCGGTGCTCACCACCCGGGCGCCGGGAATGCGCCTCAGCCGTGTGCCGATGCTGTCGTGGGCGGGCCTCGTCGGCTCGGTGGCGCTGCTCGTGACGTTGCCGACGATGGTCGGGACGCTCATCTACATGTACGTCGACCACCACTACTCACGTGCCGCGTTCGGCGGCAACACCGGGGTGCTCGGCTGGATGGACTGGACCTTCAGCCAGCCGCACACGTACGTGCTGGCCCTCATCGCGCTCGGTGTGGTCGCCGACGTGCTGCCGGTGATGGCCAGGGTGCGCCAGCCGATGCGCCACGCGATGGTCGTCGCGATCTCACTCGCCGGAGTGGCGATGCTCGGCGCCGTCACCCAGGTGACCGCCCGGGTGCCGTGGGCCGGCGGTGCGGCCGAGAAGATCGCCGACCTCTTGCCCTACCTGCTGTTCTACGGCGTACCCCTGCTCGGTGCGTTCTTGGTGCTCGCCGTCGGTCTGGTCGGGCTGCGCAGCGGCCGGCCACGAATGAGCGCCCCACTGGCGTTCTCGGTGCTCGGGCTCCTCTTGCTGCTCGCCGGCATGGCCTCGCAGATGCTCTTCGCCTGGAACGACCTCGATCTCTCCGGGACCGTGTTCGAAGAGGCCCAGTTCACCTTCGTCAGCTACGGGGCCTTGCTCGTCTCGCTGGGTGCGGTCTGCTACTGGGGACCGAAGTTGTGGGGCAGACGCATCCCCGACACTGCCGCAGTGCTGCTCGCGCTGCTCGGTGCCCTTGCCGTGCTCCTCGCCGGCGGGGCGTACTTCATCGCCGGGTTTGCAGACCAACCGGCCTTCTCCCTCGACGGCTTCGACTACAGCGGGCCGCAAGAGGCGTTGAACGCGGCGGCGACGGCGGGCCATGGCTTGCTCGCGATCATGGTGCTCGCCTTCGTCGTGCTGGCGGTGCGCTCGTTCGCCACCGGTGATGCAGCCGGTGACGACCCCTGGGACGCCCAGACCCTGGAGTGGGCCACGTCGTCGCCTCCGCCGGCACACAACTTCGCCGAGTTGGCCGTGGTCAGCTCGCCAGAACCCCTCGCCGATCTCAAGCCCCGTGGGAGCGTCGCCTGA
- a CDS encoding ABC transporter ATP-binding protein, which translates to MSAVVVENLTVRYGELLAVDAVSFAAEPGQVTTVLGRNGAGKTSTIEVCEGFRRAATGTVRVLGLDPGREQRKLSERMGVMLQEGGVYPSARVADTVALYCQLYQRGADPDALVELVGLSSRRSSSWRRLSGGERQRLSLALALACRPQVAFLDEPTSGVDVEGRAAIREILRGLAGEGCAVVLATHELDEAERVSDRVLVFEAGRIVADGTLDELRGTRREVRVRTAQPIDAAALSASVGAAVHQVAPNEYAIEGGGSEGAATLVAGVTAWLDANGAEVIELRAGSARLEDVFRGLVGGGSDNP; encoded by the coding sequence GTGAGCGCAGTGGTCGTGGAGAACCTCACCGTGCGCTACGGAGAGCTGCTGGCCGTCGATGCCGTCAGCTTCGCGGCCGAGCCCGGCCAGGTGACGACCGTGCTCGGGCGCAACGGCGCCGGCAAGACGAGCACGATCGAGGTGTGCGAGGGCTTTCGCCGCGCGGCAACTGGAACGGTGCGGGTGCTCGGGCTTGACCCCGGCCGCGAACAGCGCAAGCTCAGCGAGCGCATGGGGGTGATGCTCCAAGAAGGCGGCGTGTACCCGAGTGCTCGTGTGGCCGACACCGTGGCGCTCTACTGCCAGCTCTACCAGCGTGGCGCCGACCCCGACGCTCTCGTCGAGCTGGTCGGGCTGTCGTCACGCAGGAGCTCCTCGTGGCGCAGGCTGTCGGGCGGCGAGCGCCAGCGGCTGTCGCTCGCCCTCGCGCTCGCCTGCCGACCGCAGGTGGCCTTTCTCGACGAGCCGACGAGCGGGGTCGACGTCGAAGGCCGAGCAGCGATCCGCGAGATCCTGCGCGGACTCGCCGGCGAAGGTTGCGCCGTCGTGCTCGCCACCCACGAGCTGGACGAAGCCGAGCGGGTGTCGGACCGCGTGCTCGTGTTCGAGGCCGGCCGCATCGTGGCCGACGGCACGCTCGACGAGCTGCGCGGCACTCGCCGTGAGGTGCGGGTGCGCACCGCCCAGCCGATCGACGCGGCCGCCCTCAGCGCCTCGGTCGGTGCCGCAGTCCACCAGGTCGCGCCGAACGAGTACGCGATCGAAGGCGGCGGAAGCGAAGGCGCGGCGACACTCGTCGCCGGTGTCACCGCCTGGCTCGACGCCAACGGCGCCGAGGTGATCGAGCTCCGCGCGGGGTCGGCGCGGCTAGAGGACGTGTTCCGCGGTCTCGTCGGTGGCGGGTCGGACAACCCGTGA
- the coxB gene encoding cytochrome c oxidase subunit II: MNHRERGAADAREAPSRRRRLAAAALAPAGALALFGCANDAPQDTWQAAGPNAQKIDDLQRPVFYVAGVVGLIVFAVVGWVVFRFRDRGQAVPEQTHGKPALEVVLTILPVMILIGVGVPTVSVIWDLAKIDDTEMVINVTGQQWWWEYDYPAQGDFGIEAPIVTSGQLIIPEDTNVLLRITSRDVIHSYWIPKLNGKKDAVPGRVHTLRMEGSTPGIYAGQCTEFCGLSHANMRMEAVVLTRADFDTWIANQQRNVERLTVEGGATEAQLRGQDTFEQQCSRCHQVNGATNEAGDAIISTPETQVVAGAAPNLTHLMSRNTFAGASFDLLTEACRADVWEATPDEFGKRYLEGVTTECLNERDLRAWIRNAPAMKPMYADPADAEDTGGRVRGMPYLALGEDQIDDLVAYLLELK, encoded by the coding sequence GTGAACCACCGAGAGCGCGGCGCGGCCGATGCCCGCGAGGCGCCCAGCCGTCGCCGTCGCCTGGCCGCTGCGGCGCTTGCCCCCGCCGGCGCGCTGGCCCTCTTTGGCTGTGCCAACGACGCTCCCCAGGACACCTGGCAGGCCGCGGGCCCGAACGCCCAGAAGATCGACGATCTGCAGCGGCCCGTGTTCTACGTGGCCGGCGTGGTGGGCTTGATCGTCTTCGCCGTCGTCGGCTGGGTGGTGTTCCGCTTCCGCGACCGCGGGCAGGCGGTGCCCGAGCAGACCCACGGCAAGCCGGCGCTCGAGGTGGTGCTGACCATCTTGCCGGTGATGATCCTGATCGGCGTCGGCGTGCCGACGGTGAGCGTCATCTGGGACCTGGCGAAGATCGACGACACCGAGATGGTCATCAACGTCACCGGCCAGCAGTGGTGGTGGGAGTACGACTACCCGGCCCAGGGCGACTTCGGGATCGAGGCGCCGATCGTCACCTCCGGTCAGCTGATCATCCCCGAGGACACCAACGTGCTGCTGCGGATCACCAGCCGCGACGTGATCCACTCATACTGGATCCCGAAGCTGAACGGCAAGAAGGACGCGGTCCCCGGTCGGGTGCACACGCTGCGGATGGAAGGCAGCACTCCGGGGATATACGCGGGTCAGTGCACGGAGTTCTGCGGGCTGTCGCACGCCAACATGCGGATGGAGGCCGTCGTGCTCACCCGCGCCGACTTCGACACCTGGATCGCGAACCAGCAGCGCAACGTCGAACGACTCACCGTCGAGGGTGGGGCGACCGAGGCCCAGCTGCGTGGCCAGGACACCTTCGAGCAGCAGTGCTCACGCTGCCACCAGGTCAACGGTGCGACGAACGAGGCCGGTGACGCGATCATCTCCACCCCCGAGACCCAGGTGGTCGCGGGGGCTGCGCCGAACCTCACCCACCTGATGAGCCGCAACACGTTCGCCGGCGCATCGTTCGACCTGCTCACCGAGGCATGTCGGGCCGACGTATGGGAAGCCACGCCGGACGAGTTCGGCAAGCGCTACCTCGAAGGCGTCACCACCGAGTGCCTGAACGAGCGTGACCTGCGCGCCTGGATCCGCAACGCACCGGCGATGAAGCCGATGTACGCCGACCCCGCCGACGCGGAGGACACCGGCGGCCGGGTCCGCGGCATGCCGTACCTCGCCCTCGGTGAGGACCAGATCGACGACCTCGTCGCCTACCTGCTCGAGCTGAAGTGA
- a CDS encoding cytochrome c oxidase subunit 3 — translation MHAASALPSLPPGPVPAPRRQVFVGAALAVAAGTMLVGTMMAMWLRFRAAAPLRAGGAPERELIKDWMPADIFVPEVAVNMALIGFAVACVMAQWAVYAARRGYGSQVGLALGMTFLMGLAALNAQFFVWTEMGVGVSDGAFGSMFYAATGTMAALVVIGLLFTAVVAFRYLGGRVRGVEYVSAHALYWYFLAAAFAVVWFVVYVQK, via the coding sequence ATGCACGCCGCGTCTGCACTGCCCTCTCTGCCGCCCGGTCCCGTGCCCGCACCTCGGCGCCAGGTCTTCGTCGGCGCCGCTCTCGCGGTGGCGGCCGGCACGATGCTCGTCGGCACGATGATGGCGATGTGGCTGCGCTTTCGCGCCGCTGCGCCGCTTCGCGCGGGAGGCGCGCCCGAGCGCGAGCTGATCAAGGACTGGATGCCGGCCGACATCTTCGTGCCCGAGGTGGCGGTGAACATGGCGCTGATCGGCTTCGCCGTCGCCTGTGTGATGGCCCAATGGGCGGTGTACGCGGCGCGGCGGGGTTACGGCTCGCAGGTCGGGCTGGCACTCGGCATGACGTTCCTGATGGGCCTCGCCGCCCTGAACGCGCAGTTCTTCGTCTGGACCGAGATGGGTGTCGGCGTCAGTGACGGCGCCTTCGGCTCGATGTTCTACGCCGCCACCGGCACGATGGCCGCGCTCGTCGTGATCGGCCTGCTCTTCACCGCCGTCGTCGCCTTCCGCTACCTGGGTGGGCGGGTCCGCGGCGTCGAGTACGTCTCGGCCCACGCTCTCTACTGGTACTTCCTCGCCGCGGCATTCGCCGTGGTGTGGTTCGTCGTCTACGTGCAGAAGTGA
- a CDS encoding cytochrome C oxidase subunit IV family protein, whose protein sequence is MSTTTDTVAPSIGYATVDDEGHTHGATDKQYLVIAIILAVLTAIEVSTYYLDFGAAFLPVLLVLMAAKFVIVVSFFMHLRFDNKIFSFMFYGGLFLALGVYVGTLATFEFFLGT, encoded by the coding sequence ATGAGCACTACGACCGACACCGTTGCGCCCTCCATCGGCTACGCCACAGTCGATGACGAAGGCCACACGCACGGCGCGACCGACAAGCAGTACCTGGTGATCGCGATCATCCTCGCCGTGCTCACCGCGATCGAGGTCTCCACGTACTACCTCGACTTCGGCGCCGCGTTCTTGCCGGTGCTGCTGGTGCTGATGGCCGCGAAGTTCGTGATCGTCGTCTCCTTCTTCATGCACCTGAGGTTCGACAACAAGATCTTCAGCTTCATGTTCTACGGCGGGCTGTTCCTCGCCCTCGGCGTGTACGTGGGCACGCTCGCCACATTCGAGTTCTTCCTCGGCACCTGA